Proteins from a genomic interval of Bradyrhizobium sp. G127:
- the secG gene encoding preprotein translocase subunit SecG codes for MQTVIIVIHLMIVATLIGVVLLQRSEGGGLGIGGGGGGGFMSSRGTTNLLTRTTAILAAGFFITSLFLSWLASYERKPASIINTSPAPISQPGAPAAPAGGLLDSLKKPEAPSAPQAPQSK; via the coding sequence ATGCAAACTGTCATTATCGTCATCCACCTCATGATCGTTGCGACCCTGATCGGGGTGGTGCTGCTGCAGCGATCTGAAGGCGGCGGCCTGGGTATCGGCGGCGGCGGAGGCGGCGGTTTCATGTCGAGCCGCGGCACCACCAACCTGCTGACGCGCACCACGGCCATTCTGGCAGCGGGCTTCTTCATCACCAGCCTGTTCCTGTCGTGGCTCGCGAGCTACGAACGCAAGCCGGCGTCGATCATCAACACCAGCCCGGCGCCGATCTCTCAGCCCGGTGCTCCAGCGGCCCCTGCGGGCGGCCTGCTGGATTCGCTTAAGAAGCCGGAAGCGCCGTCTGCTCCGCAAGCGCCGCAGTCGAAGTAG